In Zingiber officinale cultivar Zhangliang chromosome 6A, Zo_v1.1, whole genome shotgun sequence, a single genomic region encodes these proteins:
- the LOC121997177 gene encoding uncharacterized protein LOC121997177 isoform X1: protein MRVKDSPNLRVYDIINKCLWWLTEQDYANQHQEEVGKPLNQTQVEMNGALQSGGHSQKTLNTPTSSQQLKSASDNVQSSGTSPHVKGKKRLRNDQIVEPIKGDQTMELVKKDLHTETIKREQFSKVGDGGFVTFKFDNINTEINKISDKGGLVSTEGVENLVSLMQLDITEKKIDLAGRIILVDVITVTEKSDFLNKFVQLRGVPVLDEWLQEVHKGKTDNGSNPHESEKLVEEFLLSLLRALEKLPINLHALQICNIGKSVNNLRSHKNMEIQKRARGLVDTWKKRVDAEMSKISDGKFVASGQPASFSMKPGHSDVTQAGNKRTGSIDAAGKISITRPSAGKALPSKHGITDSNNKPIELAPLVASSKDLHCKTAAGSGVSILSFPTVKEEKSIASSPSQSNSHSCSSDQVKTMTSSWKEEAMSSVVGSGNASKLIGSMNRRRRSSNGLLVTNVSGNLNEIHAGKCMSVNKVMTAEKTLQGEKPLDIPVDDHGNISTLIVRFPNTGRSPGKSDSGGSLEDQLVTSGKSSPVGISDKNDLNDGKLKLKNDVPLYHTTDVNTASCQGNDVKEGLSGIEEQRRNAEVTAKLADPARTACLSGNENGACWTEPRANSYNSMLALVESCAEYSESANPLAAGDDMGMNLLATVAAGEISRSNIITPIDSLGSPRAVEEQCTGNDVSMLGLSCDDDMAERNTPHDESANSSSEKKEKKVDCVLASDILQTDNKLTSKSANSTQLQTTQSTITCMSSLDNLDSENTVGKSGEERIDEPEPEEGDSIGADPIKDKQTTDVQISGICTYIRPNFTGPLKDENTSFERNCKIEDNNNMCFSDVKAGNKRDIDVSDSGRKLEAPVVEEHTTSQVVKKPSSSSSSTENLLKSSSLDSEISLPAVSMPSLTAINESNVMKSNNMEISPLELSCEAKEKNIPPPSTDELVVSAAVSRVTAEILENLKEANESRSAESSAIQEVLSTKIKETENSAKSYRSFGFEEVKEEDHASSLDRCSSIVFAEQVVVTRLQLDLNEGIPVDEGNQGKPVISSSISASSVHMPCQSLFSISMSTNLPASVTVAAPAKGPFVPPEVLLKTKGQPGWKGSAATSAFRPAEPWKASNILDTLPSDGAGKKSHLLLHIDLNIADEDVEDQMAGITTANDFPTKNVVGVDLDLNKVDDSVKNGQFLASTNRRLELPLLHIQSASGGLPAGKANVLRNFDLNDRPGIDEIGTEMQPRCQQANYANIVPSLAPVSGHRTNNLEPGYASSSFCPNSYPGAVPSFLPDRGEQFNLAVAAVESHRISGSLCAGNLGNDIYQGLALSSFPATTFPFANLSCPSTFSCAPAASFSGGSIPYVDSSSGGGSCFPAYPSLLVGPVSAVSSHYPRPYMISFPEGSTGSLSRQGLDLNTGPGSGYLEGKEGNLPSSSRYLLPASSQIFMENQTRMYGVPGVGSKRKEPEGSWGAERPTERSAKHSPWK, encoded by the exons ATGAGAGTGAAAGATTCTCCCAATTT GAGAGTATATGATATTATCAACAAATGTTTGTGGTGGTTGACTGAGCAGGATTATGCCAAT CAACACCAGGAAGAAGTTGGTAAACCTTTGAACCAGACTCAGGTAGAAATGAATGGAGCATTGCAATCAGGTGGGCATTCACAAAAGACACTGAATACTCCGACAAGCAGTCAACAGTTAAAATCTGCTTCAGATAATGTACAGAGTAGTGGCACCTCTCCTCATGTCAAGGGAAAGAAGAGATTGAGGAATGATCAAATAGTGGAGCCAATCAAGGGTGACCAGACCATGGAACTTGTCAAGAAAGACCTTCATACAGAAACAATCAAGCGAGAGCAATTTTCTAAAGTTGGTGATGGAGGTTTTGTTACCTTTAAATTTGACAACATTAACACAGAAATTAACAAAATATCTGATAAAGGTGGGCTTGTGAGCACTGAAGGGGTTGAGAATTTGGTCAGCTTAATGCAACTAGATATAACAGAGAAGAAAATAGATTTAGCTGGTCGCATAATACTTGTTGATGTCATTACCGTTACAGAAAAGTCCGATTTCCTTAATAAGTTTGTTCAGCTTAGGGGAGTGCCTGTGCTGGATGAATGGCTCCAGGAGGTGCACAAAGGAAAGACTGATAATGGAAGCAATCCTCATGAGAGTGAAAAATTAGTTGAGGAATTTCTCTTGTCTTTGCTTCGTGCACTTGAAAAATTGCCTATAAACCTACATGCTCTGCAGATTTGTAATATTGGCAAGTCGGTGAACAATTTACGCAGTCATAAAAACATGGAGATTCAGAAGAGAGCTAGGGGTCTTGTTGACACTTGGAAGAAACGAGTTGATGCAGAGATGTCAAAAATAAGTGATGGGAAATTTGTTGCATCTGGTCAACCAGCTTCATTTTCTATGAAGCCAGGACATTCTGATGTTACTCAAGCAGGAAATAAGCGCACTGGATCAATTGATGCAGCTGGTAAAATCTCTATAACTCGGCCATCAGCTGGTAAGGCTTTACCTAGTAAACATGGGATCACTGATTCTAATAATAAGCCAATTGAACTTGCACCTCTTGTAGCTAGCTCAAAGGATCTACATTGTAAAACAGCTGCAGGCAGTGGGGTTTCAATATTGTCATTTCCAACAGTTAAAGAGGAGAAGAGCATTGCTTCCAGTCCATCTCAGAGCAACAGCCACTCTTGTTCTAGTGATCAGGTAAAAACAATGACTTCTTCATGGAAGGAAGAAGCAATGAGTTCAGTAGTTGGATCTGGGAATGCTAGCAAGTTAATTGGCTCTATGAACCGCAGACGTCGGTCAAGCAATGGGCTTCTTGTAACTAATGTATCTGGAAATCTTAATGAAATTCATGCTGGTAAGTGTATGTCAGTTAACAAGGTTATGACAGCAGAAAAAACATTACAAGGTGAAAAACCACTTGATATCCCTGTTGATGATCATGGAAATATCAGTACGTTGATAGTTAGGTTTCCCAACACCGGACGAAGCCCAGGGAAGAGTGACAGTGGTGGTTCTCTTGAGGATCAATTGGTAACTAGCGGCAAATCATCGCCTGTGGGTATATCAGACAAAAATGATTTGAATGATGGCAAATTAAAACTGAAGAACGATGTTCCTTTGTATCACACAACTGATGTTAATACAGCGTCATGTCAGGGCAATGATGTTAAAGAAGGATTAAGTGGGATTGAAGAACAAAGAAGAAATGCTGAGGTAACTGCAAAACTCGCAGATCCTGCTAGAACTGCCTGTTTGTCAGGGAATGAAAATGGAGCTTGCTGGACTGAACCAAGGGCAAATTCTTACAATTCTATGCTTGCCTTGGTAGAAAGTTGTGCTGAGTATTCTGAATCTGCCAATCCTTTGGCTGCTGGGGATGATATGGGGATGAATCTATTAGCTACTGTGGCTGCTGGGGAAATTTCCAGGTCTAACATAATTACACCAATTGATTCACTTGGAAGTCCACGTGCAGTAGAGGAACAATGCACTGGCAACGATGTCTCTATGTTAGGATTATCTTGTGATGATGATATGGCTGAGAGGAATACTCCACATGATGAATCTGCTAATTCTAGCTctgagaagaaagaaaagaaagttgATTGTGTGTTAGCTTCTGATATATTACAGACTGATAACAAGCTTACAAGTAAAAGTGCTAATTCTACTCAATTGCAGACAACACAATCTACTATCACATGTATGAGCTCTCTTGATAATTTAGATTCTGAGAACACAGTGGGAAAATCTGGGGAAGAAAGAATTGATGAACCAGAACCAGAGGAGGGTGATAGCATTGGAGCTGATCCAATTAAAGACAAACAAACCACTGATGTGCAAATTTCTGGCATTTGTACATATATTAGGCCTAATTTTACAGGCCCATTGAAGGATGAAAACACATCTTTTGAAAGGAATTGTAAGATTGAAGATAACAACAATATGTGCTTTTCTGATGTTAAAGCAGGTAATAAGCGTGATATAGATGTCAGTGATTCTGGTAGGAAATTAGAAGCTCCTGTTGTTGAAGAGCATACGACAAGCCAAGTAGTGAAAAAACCGTCAAGTAGTTCTAGCTCGACTGAAAACCTTTTGAAATCTTCTTCACTAGATTCTGAAATCTCATTGCCTGCTGTCAGTATGCCTTCTCTTACCGCTATCAATGAGTCTAATGTCATGAAATCCAATAACATGGAGATCAGTCCGTTGGAATTGTCCTGTGAAGCAAAGGAGAAGAATATCCCCCCTCCTAGCACTGATGAACTAGTAGTGTCTGCTGCTGTTTCTCGTGTCACTGCTGAGATTCTTGAAAATTTAAAGGAGGCTAATGAGAGTCGCTCAGCTGAATCATCAGCAATTCAAGAAGTGCTGTCTACTAAAATCAAGGAAACTGAGAATTCAGCAAAGTCTTATAGGTCATTTGGGTTTGAGGAAGTGAAGGAGGAGGATCATGCATCATCTTTAGATCGCTGCTCATCAATTGTTTTTGCTGAACAAGTTGTTGTCACTAGACTCCAACTTGATTTGAATGAAGGCATTCCTGTGGACGAAGGAAATCAAGGGAAGCCAGTTATCTCTTCATCAATATCTGCCTCTTCAGTACATATGCCTTGCCAATCTCTTTTCTCAATTTCTATGTCAACTAATTTGCCAGCTTCAGTAACCGTAGCTGCTCCAGCAAAAGGTCCTTTTGTTCCACCTGAAGTTTTGTTGAAGACTAAGGGTCAGCCTGGATGGAAAGGCTCAGCGGCTACTAGTGCATTCCGGCCAGCTGAGCCATGGAAGGCATCTAATATTCTAGATACCCTGCCATCTGATGGTGCTGGAAAGAAGAGTCATCTGCTGCTACATATTGATCTTAACATAGCTGATGAGGACGTTGAGGATCAGATGGCAGGTATTACTACTGCTAATGATTTCCCTACAAAAAATGTTGTCGGGGTAGATCTCGATTTAAACAAAGTTGATGATAGTGTGAAGAATGGCCAGTTCTTGGCAAGCACTAACCGTAGATTGGAGCTGCCACTTTTGCACATTCAATCTGCATCTGGAGGACTCCCTGCTGGCAAAGCAAATGTACTCCGGAATTTTGATCTGAATGACAGACCAGGCATTGATGAAATTGGTACAGAAATGCAACCCAGGTGCCAACAAGCAAACTATGCAAATATTGTACCAAGTTTAGCTCCTGTTAGTGGTCATAGAACAAATAATTTGGAACCTGGgtatgcctcatcttccttctgtCCTAACTCTTATCCAGGTGCTGTTCCATCTTTTTTGCCTGATAGAGGAGAGCAATTCAATCTGGCAGTTGCAGCAGTAGAATCCCATAGAATTTCAGGATCATTATGTGCTGGTAACCTTGGTAATGATATTTATCAGGGTCTTGCATTATCATCATTTCCTGCTACAACATTTCCTTTTGCAAACTTATCCTGTCCTTCCACTTTTTCATGTGCACCAGCCGCCTCTTTCTCTGGTGGATCAATCCCATATGTTGATTCTTCTAGTGGAGGTGGTTCGTGCTTCCCTGCTTATCCTTCACTACTTGTCGGTCCTGTTTCTGCTGTTTCATCTCACTATCCTAGGCCTTACATGATAAGTTTTCCTGAAGGTAGCACTGGTAGTTTGAGTAGACAAGGCTTGGATTTGAATACTGGTCCTGGGAGTGGATATCTGGAAGGAAAAGAGGGGAATCTGCCTTCATCCTCAAGATATCTTTTGCCTGCTTCTTCCCAGATTTTCATGGAGAATCAGACTAGAATGTATGGTGTTCCTGGTGTGGGTTCCAAGAGGAAGGAGCCTGAAGGGAGTTGGGGTGCAGAAAGACCCACTGAGAGATCGGCTAAGCATTCACCATGGAAGTAA
- the LOC121997177 gene encoding uncharacterized protein LOC121997177 isoform X2: MNGALQSGGHSQKTLNTPTSSQQLKSASDNVQSSGTSPHVKGKKRLRNDQIVEPIKGDQTMELVKKDLHTETIKREQFSKVGDGGFVTFKFDNINTEINKISDKGGLVSTEGVENLVSLMQLDITEKKIDLAGRIILVDVITVTEKSDFLNKFVQLRGVPVLDEWLQEVHKGKTDNGSNPHESEKLVEEFLLSLLRALEKLPINLHALQICNIGKSVNNLRSHKNMEIQKRARGLVDTWKKRVDAEMSKISDGKFVASGQPASFSMKPGHSDVTQAGNKRTGSIDAAGKISITRPSAGKALPSKHGITDSNNKPIELAPLVASSKDLHCKTAAGSGVSILSFPTVKEEKSIASSPSQSNSHSCSSDQVKTMTSSWKEEAMSSVVGSGNASKLIGSMNRRRRSSNGLLVTNVSGNLNEIHAGKCMSVNKVMTAEKTLQGEKPLDIPVDDHGNISTLIVRFPNTGRSPGKSDSGGSLEDQLVTSGKSSPVGISDKNDLNDGKLKLKNDVPLYHTTDVNTASCQGNDVKEGLSGIEEQRRNAEVTAKLADPARTACLSGNENGACWTEPRANSYNSMLALVESCAEYSESANPLAAGDDMGMNLLATVAAGEISRSNIITPIDSLGSPRAVEEQCTGNDVSMLGLSCDDDMAERNTPHDESANSSSEKKEKKVDCVLASDILQTDNKLTSKSANSTQLQTTQSTITCMSSLDNLDSENTVGKSGEERIDEPEPEEGDSIGADPIKDKQTTDVQISGICTYIRPNFTGPLKDENTSFERNCKIEDNNNMCFSDVKAGNKRDIDVSDSGRKLEAPVVEEHTTSQVVKKPSSSSSSTENLLKSSSLDSEISLPAVSMPSLTAINESNVMKSNNMEISPLELSCEAKEKNIPPPSTDELVVSAAVSRVTAEILENLKEANESRSAESSAIQEVLSTKIKETENSAKSYRSFGFEEVKEEDHASSLDRCSSIVFAEQVVVTRLQLDLNEGIPVDEGNQGKPVISSSISASSVHMPCQSLFSISMSTNLPASVTVAAPAKGPFVPPEVLLKTKGQPGWKGSAATSAFRPAEPWKASNILDTLPSDGAGKKSHLLLHIDLNIADEDVEDQMAGITTANDFPTKNVVGVDLDLNKVDDSVKNGQFLASTNRRLELPLLHIQSASGGLPAGKANVLRNFDLNDRPGIDEIGTEMQPRCQQANYANIVPSLAPVSGHRTNNLEPGYASSSFCPNSYPGAVPSFLPDRGEQFNLAVAAVESHRISGSLCAGNLGNDIYQGLALSSFPATTFPFANLSCPSTFSCAPAASFSGGSIPYVDSSSGGGSCFPAYPSLLVGPVSAVSSHYPRPYMISFPEGSTGSLSRQGLDLNTGPGSGYLEGKEGNLPSSSRYLLPASSQIFMENQTRMYGVPGVGSKRKEPEGSWGAERPTERSAKHSPWK, from the coding sequence ATGAATGGAGCATTGCAATCAGGTGGGCATTCACAAAAGACACTGAATACTCCGACAAGCAGTCAACAGTTAAAATCTGCTTCAGATAATGTACAGAGTAGTGGCACCTCTCCTCATGTCAAGGGAAAGAAGAGATTGAGGAATGATCAAATAGTGGAGCCAATCAAGGGTGACCAGACCATGGAACTTGTCAAGAAAGACCTTCATACAGAAACAATCAAGCGAGAGCAATTTTCTAAAGTTGGTGATGGAGGTTTTGTTACCTTTAAATTTGACAACATTAACACAGAAATTAACAAAATATCTGATAAAGGTGGGCTTGTGAGCACTGAAGGGGTTGAGAATTTGGTCAGCTTAATGCAACTAGATATAACAGAGAAGAAAATAGATTTAGCTGGTCGCATAATACTTGTTGATGTCATTACCGTTACAGAAAAGTCCGATTTCCTTAATAAGTTTGTTCAGCTTAGGGGAGTGCCTGTGCTGGATGAATGGCTCCAGGAGGTGCACAAAGGAAAGACTGATAATGGAAGCAATCCTCATGAGAGTGAAAAATTAGTTGAGGAATTTCTCTTGTCTTTGCTTCGTGCACTTGAAAAATTGCCTATAAACCTACATGCTCTGCAGATTTGTAATATTGGCAAGTCGGTGAACAATTTACGCAGTCATAAAAACATGGAGATTCAGAAGAGAGCTAGGGGTCTTGTTGACACTTGGAAGAAACGAGTTGATGCAGAGATGTCAAAAATAAGTGATGGGAAATTTGTTGCATCTGGTCAACCAGCTTCATTTTCTATGAAGCCAGGACATTCTGATGTTACTCAAGCAGGAAATAAGCGCACTGGATCAATTGATGCAGCTGGTAAAATCTCTATAACTCGGCCATCAGCTGGTAAGGCTTTACCTAGTAAACATGGGATCACTGATTCTAATAATAAGCCAATTGAACTTGCACCTCTTGTAGCTAGCTCAAAGGATCTACATTGTAAAACAGCTGCAGGCAGTGGGGTTTCAATATTGTCATTTCCAACAGTTAAAGAGGAGAAGAGCATTGCTTCCAGTCCATCTCAGAGCAACAGCCACTCTTGTTCTAGTGATCAGGTAAAAACAATGACTTCTTCATGGAAGGAAGAAGCAATGAGTTCAGTAGTTGGATCTGGGAATGCTAGCAAGTTAATTGGCTCTATGAACCGCAGACGTCGGTCAAGCAATGGGCTTCTTGTAACTAATGTATCTGGAAATCTTAATGAAATTCATGCTGGTAAGTGTATGTCAGTTAACAAGGTTATGACAGCAGAAAAAACATTACAAGGTGAAAAACCACTTGATATCCCTGTTGATGATCATGGAAATATCAGTACGTTGATAGTTAGGTTTCCCAACACCGGACGAAGCCCAGGGAAGAGTGACAGTGGTGGTTCTCTTGAGGATCAATTGGTAACTAGCGGCAAATCATCGCCTGTGGGTATATCAGACAAAAATGATTTGAATGATGGCAAATTAAAACTGAAGAACGATGTTCCTTTGTATCACACAACTGATGTTAATACAGCGTCATGTCAGGGCAATGATGTTAAAGAAGGATTAAGTGGGATTGAAGAACAAAGAAGAAATGCTGAGGTAACTGCAAAACTCGCAGATCCTGCTAGAACTGCCTGTTTGTCAGGGAATGAAAATGGAGCTTGCTGGACTGAACCAAGGGCAAATTCTTACAATTCTATGCTTGCCTTGGTAGAAAGTTGTGCTGAGTATTCTGAATCTGCCAATCCTTTGGCTGCTGGGGATGATATGGGGATGAATCTATTAGCTACTGTGGCTGCTGGGGAAATTTCCAGGTCTAACATAATTACACCAATTGATTCACTTGGAAGTCCACGTGCAGTAGAGGAACAATGCACTGGCAACGATGTCTCTATGTTAGGATTATCTTGTGATGATGATATGGCTGAGAGGAATACTCCACATGATGAATCTGCTAATTCTAGCTctgagaagaaagaaaagaaagttgATTGTGTGTTAGCTTCTGATATATTACAGACTGATAACAAGCTTACAAGTAAAAGTGCTAATTCTACTCAATTGCAGACAACACAATCTACTATCACATGTATGAGCTCTCTTGATAATTTAGATTCTGAGAACACAGTGGGAAAATCTGGGGAAGAAAGAATTGATGAACCAGAACCAGAGGAGGGTGATAGCATTGGAGCTGATCCAATTAAAGACAAACAAACCACTGATGTGCAAATTTCTGGCATTTGTACATATATTAGGCCTAATTTTACAGGCCCATTGAAGGATGAAAACACATCTTTTGAAAGGAATTGTAAGATTGAAGATAACAACAATATGTGCTTTTCTGATGTTAAAGCAGGTAATAAGCGTGATATAGATGTCAGTGATTCTGGTAGGAAATTAGAAGCTCCTGTTGTTGAAGAGCATACGACAAGCCAAGTAGTGAAAAAACCGTCAAGTAGTTCTAGCTCGACTGAAAACCTTTTGAAATCTTCTTCACTAGATTCTGAAATCTCATTGCCTGCTGTCAGTATGCCTTCTCTTACCGCTATCAATGAGTCTAATGTCATGAAATCCAATAACATGGAGATCAGTCCGTTGGAATTGTCCTGTGAAGCAAAGGAGAAGAATATCCCCCCTCCTAGCACTGATGAACTAGTAGTGTCTGCTGCTGTTTCTCGTGTCACTGCTGAGATTCTTGAAAATTTAAAGGAGGCTAATGAGAGTCGCTCAGCTGAATCATCAGCAATTCAAGAAGTGCTGTCTACTAAAATCAAGGAAACTGAGAATTCAGCAAAGTCTTATAGGTCATTTGGGTTTGAGGAAGTGAAGGAGGAGGATCATGCATCATCTTTAGATCGCTGCTCATCAATTGTTTTTGCTGAACAAGTTGTTGTCACTAGACTCCAACTTGATTTGAATGAAGGCATTCCTGTGGACGAAGGAAATCAAGGGAAGCCAGTTATCTCTTCATCAATATCTGCCTCTTCAGTACATATGCCTTGCCAATCTCTTTTCTCAATTTCTATGTCAACTAATTTGCCAGCTTCAGTAACCGTAGCTGCTCCAGCAAAAGGTCCTTTTGTTCCACCTGAAGTTTTGTTGAAGACTAAGGGTCAGCCTGGATGGAAAGGCTCAGCGGCTACTAGTGCATTCCGGCCAGCTGAGCCATGGAAGGCATCTAATATTCTAGATACCCTGCCATCTGATGGTGCTGGAAAGAAGAGTCATCTGCTGCTACATATTGATCTTAACATAGCTGATGAGGACGTTGAGGATCAGATGGCAGGTATTACTACTGCTAATGATTTCCCTACAAAAAATGTTGTCGGGGTAGATCTCGATTTAAACAAAGTTGATGATAGTGTGAAGAATGGCCAGTTCTTGGCAAGCACTAACCGTAGATTGGAGCTGCCACTTTTGCACATTCAATCTGCATCTGGAGGACTCCCTGCTGGCAAAGCAAATGTACTCCGGAATTTTGATCTGAATGACAGACCAGGCATTGATGAAATTGGTACAGAAATGCAACCCAGGTGCCAACAAGCAAACTATGCAAATATTGTACCAAGTTTAGCTCCTGTTAGTGGTCATAGAACAAATAATTTGGAACCTGGgtatgcctcatcttccttctgtCCTAACTCTTATCCAGGTGCTGTTCCATCTTTTTTGCCTGATAGAGGAGAGCAATTCAATCTGGCAGTTGCAGCAGTAGAATCCCATAGAATTTCAGGATCATTATGTGCTGGTAACCTTGGTAATGATATTTATCAGGGTCTTGCATTATCATCATTTCCTGCTACAACATTTCCTTTTGCAAACTTATCCTGTCCTTCCACTTTTTCATGTGCACCAGCCGCCTCTTTCTCTGGTGGATCAATCCCATATGTTGATTCTTCTAGTGGAGGTGGTTCGTGCTTCCCTGCTTATCCTTCACTACTTGTCGGTCCTGTTTCTGCTGTTTCATCTCACTATCCTAGGCCTTACATGATAAGTTTTCCTGAAGGTAGCACTGGTAGTTTGAGTAGACAAGGCTTGGATTTGAATACTGGTCCTGGGAGTGGATATCTGGAAGGAAAAGAGGGGAATCTGCCTTCATCCTCAAGATATCTTTTGCCTGCTTCTTCCCAGATTTTCATGGAGAATCAGACTAGAATGTATGGTGTTCCTGGTGTGGGTTCCAAGAGGAAGGAGCCTGAAGGGAGTTGGGGTGCAGAAAGACCCACTGAGAGATCGGCTAAGCATTCACCATGGAAGTAA
- the LOC121997179 gene encoding protein STRICTOSIDINE SYNTHASE-LIKE 10-like: protein MDDASITLPIFSSVILLLFYLPSSSSSSSSSYPYEVKCMLQIERLELTATVGPESLIFDHLGRGPYTGVSDGRILLWHGHSQGWSTFAVNSANKNRACYGGGVVEESECGRPLGLQFHWATGVLYVADAYLGLLAVGAEGGVARRIADGADGVPFNFTNGVDVDQSTGEVYFTDSSTQYQRPDYLLCVLTGDSTGRLLKYDPIRKNVVVLKDSLPFPNGVALSDDNTFLVYAETGSCRIIKYWLRGPMAGATTVFADLPGYPDNIRRNSRGEFWVAINREKIDLNHQVYFKTTTQTVKQIMAIKLSREGKLLEVLLNEDDTFVASEANEHNGTIWIGSVENPYVQVYKF, encoded by the exons ATGGACGATGCTTCAATAACTCTACCAATCTTCTCCTCCgtcattcttctcctcttctacCTCCCatcgtcttcctcttcctcttcctcttcctatcCCTACGAAGTGAAATGCATGCTCCAGATCGAGCGGCTCGAACTCACCGCCACCGTCGGCCCTGAGAGCCTCATCTTCGACCACCTCGGCCGAGGACCCTACACCGGCGTCTCCGACGGACGCATCCTCCTCTGGCATGGCCATTCCCAGGGCTGGTCCACCTTCGCCGTCAATTCCGCAAacaa GAACAGAGCATGCTATGGCGGCGGAGTGGTGGAGGAGAGTGAGTGCGGTCGGCCGCTGGGACTGCAGTTCCACTGGGCCACGGGGGTTTTGTACGTGGCGGACGCCTACTTGGGGCTGCTGGCGGTGGGGGCGGAGGGAGGGGTGGCGAGGAGGATCGCCGACGGCGCCGACGGCGTACCGTTCAACTTCACTAATGGAGTGGACGTGGATCAGAGCACCGGGGAGGTGTACTTCACCGACAGTAGCACGCAGTACCAGAGGCC GGACTATTTATTATGTGTGCTTACAGGAGATTCAACGGGAAGACTGTTGAAATATGATCCAATAAGGAAGAATGTTGTAGTGCTGAAAGACTCTCTTCCCTTTCCCAACGGAGTCGCCTTGAGCGATGATAACACTTTCCTTGTATATGCTGAGACCGGTTCTTGCCGGATCATCAAGTACTGGCTTCGCGGCCCCATGGCTGGTGCCACCACTGTGTTCGCAGACCTCCCAGGTTACCCGGACAATATTCGAAGAAATTCAAGAGGAGAATTCTGGGTGGCCATAAATCGTGAAAAGATAGACTTAAACCATCAAGTGTACTTCAAGACTACAACACAGACGGTAAAGCAAATTATGGCAATAAAATTGAGTAGAGAAGGAAAGCTACTGGAGGTATTATTGAATGAAGATGATACGTTTGTAGCGAGCGAAGCGAATGAACACAACGGCACAATATGGATTGGTTCAGTGGAGAACCCTTATGTCCAAGTCTACAAGTTCTAG